The following DNA comes from Burkholderiales bacterium.
GGCAAAGGGGTAGTGATCGGCGCGGGAGCCAAGATTCTGGGGCCTATATTGGTCGGTGATGGCGCCAAGATCGGTTCCAACGCGGTAGTGGTAAAAGACGTTCCGGCCGGTGCCACTGCGATCGGCATACCTGCACGCATCGTGGATACCGACCACGACGCTGCGCGGGTGAAGACGGCTGAAAAATTGGGTTTTTCCGCTTACGCTCTGAGCCGCGACGAGAACGACCCGGTAGCGCAGGCGATCCACGGTCTGCTCGACCATACCGTGAACATAGACCAACGCATCGAGGCCATTGTGCGGCAGCTGGAAAAGCTTGGCGCAAAAGTCGAGGACGAGCGGGCGACTGCGGATAAATTCGACCCAAACTATTTGAATAAAATAGTGGACTAGGGAACTCGGGCATTGTAAACTTGACTAAATTGATCAGGTATTTTTAACGGCCTAAAGGTGGGCCCATGCGACTAACGACTAAAGGACGTTTTGCGGTAACCGCGATGATTGACCTGGCAATGCATCACAGCAGCGGGCCGGTAACATTGTCCGAAATCAGCGAGCGGCAGAAGATTTCACTTTCTTATCTCGAACAGCTATTCGGCAAGCTGCGCCGGCATAACTTGGTGGACAGCGTACGGGGTCCGGGCGGGGGTTATTGCTTGGCGAAGAGCGTCGACCGGATTTCAGTGGCCGACATTATCCTTGCAGTGGACGAACCGATTGATGCCACTCAATGCGGTGGCAAGGAAAACTGTCGCGATGATCAAAAATGTCTGACCCATGACTTGTGGGCCGCGTTGAATGACCGCATCTTCGATTACCTGCAATCGGTTACGCTTTCGCAGCTGGTAACTGACCAGAAAGAAGACAGTGTCAAGGTACTCCGCGACCAGCGCGCGAGCAGCAAAAAGGACGAATCGGCGGTATCGGCATGACACGCATGGGCCTTCCCGTTTATTTTGATCACAATGCCACTACGCCACTCGACGC
Coding sequences within:
- the cysE gene encoding serine O-acetyltransferase; its protein translation is MFQKIKEDIAVVFDRDPAARTPWEVVTCYPGFHALLIHRFSHWLWFAGFKWLGRLVSHCARWITGIEIHPGASIGRRVFIDHGMGIVIGETSEIGDDCTLYHGVTLGGTSWNKGKRHPTLGKGVVIGAGAKILGPILVGDGAKIGSNAVVVKDVPAGATAIGIPARIVDTDHDAARVKTAEKLGFSAYALSRDENDPVAQAIHGLLDHTVNIDQRIEAIVRQLEKLGAKVEDERATADKFDPNYLNKIVD
- the iscR gene encoding Fe-S cluster assembly transcriptional regulator IscR, producing the protein MRLTTKGRFAVTAMIDLAMHHSSGPVTLSEISERQKISLSYLEQLFGKLRRHNLVDSVRGPGGGYCLAKSVDRISVADIILAVDEPIDATQCGGKENCRDDQKCLTHDLWAALNDRIFDYLQSVTLSQLVTDQKEDSVKVLRDQRASSKKDESAVSA